A part of Helicobacter himalayensis genomic DNA contains:
- a CDS encoding DNA-directed RNA polymerase subunit beta/beta', which produces MSKQTKLKNRLRIDFTKNPQLLDVPDLLSLQRESYNDFLSADSTKESGIEKVFKSIFPIQDAQGRITLEYAGCEFGKPRYTTTEAMVRGITYAIPLKMKIRLIFWEKDEKSGERLGVKDVKEQNIYVREIPLMTDRTSFIINGVERVVVNQLHRSPGVIFKEEESNTSSNKLIYTGQIIPDRGAWLYFEYDSKDILYARINKRRKVPVTIILRALGYTKRDIINIFYPTLKVRAEKDKYLVPFSVENIGVRAEFDIKDSKGNLLVASGKKLSSKKAKELKEREKEIGWMEYPSENLTHKYLSEAIFDKKGELLFDVLTQIDENKLAKLSELGIREFSIANDSAQGLDNSIINSFASDAEALRLLKQSEKIDDENELSAIRIYKVMRPGEPVTKEVAKNFVNQLFFDPERYDLTRVGRMKMNHKLGLSVPDYITVLTHNDIIATVKYLMNVRNGEGHIDDRDHLGNRRIRSIGELLANELHTGLAKMQKAIRDKLSSLNGSFENLMPHDLINSKMITSTIMEFFTGGQLSQFMDQTNPLSEITHKRRLSALGEGGLVKERVGFEARDVHPTHYGRICPIETPEGQNIGLINTLSTFTRVNNLGFVEAPYRKVKDGRVTDEVVHLTATQEEGIIIAPASTKLDKNGNIIEDLIEARKDGEIILVERSKVELIDLSARMLVGVAASLIPFLEHDDANRALMGSNMQRQAVPLLSPGAPVVGTGIEQVIARDAWEAIKAKRGGVVEKVDSKSIYILGEDENGAYIDHYSLCKNLRTNQNTSFYQKPIVKKGDSIEAGQVIADGPSMDNGELALGKNIRVAFMPWNGYNFEDAIIVSERLIKEDTFTSVHIYEKEIEARELKHGTEEITSEIPGVKESEVTHLDESGIVRIGTYVSQGMILVGKVSPKGEVKPTPEERLLRAIFGEKAGHVVNKSLYCPPSLEGVVVDVKIFTKKGYDKDARAISAYEQEKSVLDIEHHDRLTMLNQEEMMRITSMLAKEKLSADATIGDKKFKKGEKVAKEDIANINRFALNTLIKSYSKEVQAKYEVLKTNFLEQKKALGEEHEEKLSILEKDDILPSGVVKLVKIYIATKRKLKVGDKMAGRHGNKGIVSNIVPMVDMPYTKDGEPIDIILNPLGVPSRMNIGQILEVHLGLVGVNLGRQIEELFHSQQKDWVKALRTKMLEISEVVNSDVPSTTEFLKKISDSELIAYARDWSNGVKFAIPVFEGIEQERFDKLFKLAKIDMDGKSELYDGKTGEKMLERVNVGYMYMLKLHHLVDEKVHARSTGPYSLVTQQPVGGKALFGGQRFGEMEVWALEAYGAAHTLKEMLTIKSDDTEGRKEAYKAITRGEPVGESKIPETFFVLTKELQSLVLDVKVYSDELDENGAPKQLMIKEDNRPKDFSSFQLVLASPESILSWSKGEVKKPETINYRTLKPERDGLFCAKIFGPVRNYECLCGKYKKMRYRGVVCEKCGVEVTEAKVRRYRMGHIELVAPVAHIWYVSSLPSRIGTLLGVKMKDLERVLYYEAYIVKEPGEASYDNEGAKPILKYDILNEEQFQNINQRFADKGFVAQMGGEAVRDLLEQLDLTELLQSLRQEAKATSSEAKKKTIVKRLKVVESFINSGNRPEWMILTILPVLPPDLRPLVALDGGKFAVSDVNDLYRRVINRNQRLKRLIELDSPEIIIRNEKRMLQEAVDALFDNGRNANAVKGANKRPLKSLSEIIKGKQGRFRQNLLGKRVDFSGRSVIVVGPNLRMDQCGLPKNMALELFKPHLFAKLEEKGYATNLKQATKMIAQKNNEVWECLQEIVQDYPVLLNRAPTLHKQSIQAFHPTLIDGKAIQLHPLVCSAFNADFDGDQMAVHVPLSQEAIAECKVLMLSSMNILLPASGKAVAVPSQDMVLGLYYLSLEKKGAKGEHKLFATSEEVMIAIDLKELDINARIRTIEDKRIIETTAGRMIIKSILPKFVPIALWNRILKKKDIGALVDYVHKNGGLGVTASFLDNLKNLGFKYATKAGISISAADIIIPKDKQKRIDEAKVEIKKAQTQYDQGSLADQERYNKSIDIWTETSEAMGKEMMKIIAEDKGGFNSIYMMADSGARGSAAQIRQLSAMRGLMTKPDGTIIETPITSNFKEGLNVLEYFNSTHGARKGLADTALKTANAGYLTRKLIDVSQNVKVAIEDCGTHEGVEIAGITIGNDLIESLRESVQGRVLAKDVIDPITNEILCSEGTLIDEEKAIKIEEAGVKSVTIRTPVTCKAPKGVCAKCYGLNLGESAMAKPGDAVGVLAAQSIGEPGTQLTLRTFHVGGTASRSAEERQIEATKEGFIRYYNIKTFTGEDGKKIVANRRNAAILLVEPKYKAPFDGVVQVENVHNEVVVSVIGEEQKVQFNLNKDSVAKSGELAGVGNRVDGKLLIPHSSGYKVAAGGSVVDTIKDGWNVPHRIPYGSELKVADNEPIACTIKAKEEGIVKFYFLNGAVLERYREVKKGMIVEEKGIFAVIADENDREATRHYIARNSKILINDNTKVDSESIISGPISQESVIIAEWDPYSNPVIAETAGRVEYRDIISGLTVSEQEDEVTGSKSLVVSEYIPANFKPALVLIDAQNKEHFYPLEAKTAILVQDGSNVKEAEILAKTPKALAKSKDITGGLPRVSELFEARKPKDSAVLAEIDGLVSFGKAVRGKERIVITAEDGRVAEYAVDKNKRILVRTGDFVHASEAMTDGVVSSHDILRIAGEKALHKYIVSEVQQVYRRQGVNIADKHIEIIVSQMLRQVKIVDSGDTKFIEGDLVSKRHFKEENERILRLSGEPAIAEPVLLGITRAAIGSDSVISAASFQETTKVLTEASIAAKTDTLDDLKENVVLGRMIPVGTGLYRHKKFKYRKNVGE; this is translated from the coding sequence ATGTCAAAACAAACAAAGCTAAAAAATAGACTCCGAATCGATTTTACTAAGAATCCACAACTTCTTGATGTCCCTGATTTACTTTCACTTCAAAGAGAAAGTTACAATGATTTTTTATCCGCAGATTCTACAAAAGAGAGCGGAATTGAAAAAGTTTTTAAATCAATTTTTCCTATCCAAGACGCACAAGGGCGCATTACTCTAGAATACGCAGGATGTGAGTTTGGCAAGCCCAGATATACAACTACGGAAGCTATGGTGCGTGGCATTACTTATGCTATTCCTTTAAAGATGAAAATCCGCCTTATTTTTTGGGAAAAAGACGAAAAAAGTGGCGAAAGACTTGGTGTAAAAGATGTAAAAGAACAAAATATTTATGTGCGTGAAATTCCACTTATGACGGATCGCACAAGCTTTATCATCAATGGCGTAGAGCGTGTGGTGGTAAATCAGCTCCATAGAAGTCCGGGCGTGATTTTCAAAGAAGAAGAGTCAAACACTTCTTCAAATAAGCTCATTTATACCGGGCAAATTATCCCTGATAGAGGCGCGTGGCTGTATTTTGAGTATGATTCAAAAGATATTTTATACGCACGCATTAATAAGCGCAGAAAAGTGCCTGTGACAATTATCTTGCGTGCGCTTGGCTACACGAAGCGGGATATTATCAATATTTTTTATCCAACACTTAAGGTGCGCGCGGAAAAAGATAAATACCTTGTGCCTTTTAGCGTAGAAAATATCGGTGTGCGCGCGGAATTTGACATTAAAGATTCTAAAGGAAATCTCCTTGTGGCTTCTGGCAAAAAACTCTCAAGCAAAAAGGCAAAAGAACTTAAAGAGCGCGAAAAAGAAATCGGGTGGATGGAATATCCGAGTGAAAATCTTACGCATAAATATTTGAGTGAGGCGATTTTCGATAAAAAAGGCGAACTTTTGTTTGATGTCTTAACCCAGATTGATGAAAACAAACTTGCAAAACTTAGCGAGCTTGGTATTAGGGAATTTAGCATCGCAAATGACAGCGCGCAAGGATTAGACAACTCAATTATTAATTCTTTTGCAAGTGATGCCGAAGCATTGCGCCTCTTAAAGCAAAGCGAAAAAATCGACGATGAAAATGAGCTATCAGCGATTAGAATCTACAAAGTTATGCGTCCCGGCGAGCCTGTGACAAAAGAAGTGGCAAAGAATTTTGTGAATCAACTTTTCTTTGACCCAGAGCGCTACGACCTTACACGTGTTGGGCGTATGAAAATGAATCACAAGCTCGGACTTAGCGTGCCTGATTATATTACTGTGCTTACGCATAATGACATTATCGCAACCGTGAAATATCTAATGAATGTGCGTAATGGTGAAGGGCATATCGATGATAGAGATCACTTAGGAAATAGACGTATTCGTTCTATTGGTGAGCTTTTGGCAAATGAGCTTCACACGGGTTTGGCAAAAATGCAAAAGGCTATCCGTGATAAATTAAGTTCGCTTAATGGCTCATTTGAGAATCTTATGCCACACGATTTGATAAATTCTAAGATGATCACAAGCACGATTATGGAGTTTTTCACCGGCGGGCAACTTTCACAATTTATGGATCAAACAAATCCACTTTCAGAAATCACGCATAAGCGCCGTTTGTCTGCGCTTGGTGAGGGTGGGCTCGTGAAAGAGCGTGTGGGTTTTGAAGCGCGCGATGTGCATCCTACACATTATGGTAGAATCTGCCCAATTGAAACACCAGAAGGGCAAAATATTGGTTTGATAAACACTCTTTCTACTTTTACACGCGTAAATAATCTAGGTTTTGTCGAAGCACCCTATCGCAAGGTAAAAGATGGCAGGGTGACAGATGAAGTCGTGCATTTAACAGCAACACAAGAAGAGGGTATTATCATCGCACCTGCTTCAACGAAGCTTGATAAAAACGGCAATATCATTGAGGATTTAATCGAAGCGCGCAAAGATGGTGAAATTATCCTTGTAGAGCGCTCAAAAGTCGAGCTTATCGACTTGAGCGCGCGTATGCTTGTGGGTGTAGCGGCATCACTCATTCCATTCTTAGAGCATGATGATGCAAACCGCGCGCTTATGGGTTCGAATATGCAACGACAAGCAGTGCCCTTGCTTTCTCCTGGCGCGCCAGTGGTTGGCACAGGGATTGAGCAAGTTATCGCGCGCGATGCGTGGGAAGCTATCAAGGCAAAACGTGGTGGCGTGGTGGAAAAAGTAGATTCTAAAAGTATTTATATTCTAGGTGAAGATGAAAATGGTGCGTATATCGATCATTACTCACTTTGCAAGAATCTGCGCACGAATCAAAATACTTCTTTCTATCAAAAGCCAATTGTGAAAAAAGGCGATAGCATAGAAGCGGGGCAAGTTATAGCTGATGGTCCAAGTATGGATAATGGCGAATTAGCGCTAGGGAAAAATATCCGCGTAGCCTTTATGCCGTGGAATGGCTATAACTTCGAGGACGCTATCATCGTAAGTGAGCGCTTAATTAAAGAGGATACTTTTACTTCCGTGCATATTTATGAAAAAGAAATTGAAGCAAGAGAGCTAAAGCACGGCACTGAGGAGATTACATCTGAAATCCCGGGTGTGAAAGAAAGCGAAGTAACACACCTTGATGAAAGTGGGATTGTGCGCATAGGTACTTATGTTTCACAAGGTATGATTTTGGTTGGGAAGGTTTCACCAAAAGGCGAAGTGAAGCCAACGCCTGAAGAGCGATTGTTGCGCGCGATTTTTGGCGAGAAAGCCGGTCACGTGGTGAATAAATCACTCTACTGCCCGCCATCATTAGAGGGTGTGGTTGTTGATGTAAAAATATTCACTAAAAAAGGTTATGACAAAGATGCGCGTGCGATAAGTGCATATGAGCAGGAAAAATCAGTGCTTGATATTGAGCATCACGATAGACTAACAATGCTCAATCAAGAGGAAATGATGAGAATCACCTCAATGCTTGCAAAAGAAAAGCTAAGCGCAGATGCAACAATTGGAGACAAGAAATTTAAAAAAGGCGAAAAGGTTGCAAAAGAAGATATTGCGAATATTAACCGCTTTGCACTCAATACGCTTATTAAAAGCTATTCTAAAGAAGTGCAGGCAAAATATGAAGTGCTTAAAACGAATTTCTTAGAGCAGAAAAAAGCACTTGGCGAAGAGCACGAGGAAAAACTCTCGATTTTAGAAAAAGATGATATTTTACCAAGTGGTGTGGTGAAGCTTGTAAAAATTTACATTGCCACAAAACGCAAGCTCAAAGTCGGCGATAAAATGGCTGGGCGTCACGGAAATAAAGGTATCGTTTCAAATATTGTGCCTATGGTGGATATGCCCTACACAAAAGATGGTGAGCCGATAGATATTATTCTCAATCCTTTGGGTGTGCCAAGCCGTATGAATATCGGGCAGATTCTCGAAGTGCATTTAGGGCTTGTAGGGGTAAATCTCGGGCGTCAGATTGAAGAACTTTTCCACTCACAGCAAAAAGATTGGGTGAAGGCTTTGCGCACAAAAATGCTAGAGATTTCAGAAGTTGTCAATAGCGATGTTCCTAGCACTACGGAGTTTTTGAAAAAAATCTCAGATTCTGAACTCATTGCCTATGCGCGCGATTGGAGCAATGGCGTGAAGTTTGCAATTCCTGTGTTTGAGGGAATCGAGCAAGAGCGCTTTGATAAACTTTTCAAGCTTGCAAAAATTGATATGGATGGGAAAAGTGAGCTTTACGATGGTAAAACCGGCGAGAAAATGCTCGAGCGCGTAAATGTGGGTTATATGTATATGCTAAAACTTCATCACCTAGTCGATGAGAAAGTACATGCACGTTCAACCGGACCTTATAGTCTCGTTACGCAACAGCCTGTGGGTGGAAAGGCACTTTTTGGTGGGCAGAGATTTGGGGAAATGGAAGTATGGGCGCTTGAAGCCTATGGTGCGGCACATACTTTGAAAGAAATGCTTACAATCAAATCAGATGACACAGAAGGGCGCAAAGAAGCCTATAAGGCAATTACAAGAGGCGAGCCTGTGGGAGAATCTAAGATTCCAGAAACTTTCTTTGTGCTTACAAAGGAATTGCAATCACTTGTGCTTGATGTAAAGGTTTATAGCGATGAGCTTGACGAAAATGGCGCACCAAAGCAACTTATGATTAAAGAGGACAATCGCCCTAAAGATTTTAGCTCATTCCAGCTTGTGCTTGCAAGTCCGGAGAGCATTCTTTCGTGGAGTAAAGGTGAGGTTAAAAAGCCTGAAACAATCAATTATCGCACGCTTAAGCCTGAGCGTGATGGATTGTTCTGCGCAAAAATCTTTGGACCTGTGCGCAATTATGAATGCCTTTGCGGTAAATACAAAAAAATGCGTTATCGTGGCGTGGTGTGCGAAAAATGCGGTGTGGAAGTCACAGAAGCAAAAGTGCGTCGCTATCGTATGGGGCACATCGAACTAGTTGCGCCTGTGGCACATATTTGGTATGTAAGCTCATTGCCTAGCCGTATAGGCACATTGCTTGGTGTGAAAATGAAAGATTTGGAGCGTGTGCTTTATTATGAAGCCTATATTGTTAAAGAGCCCGGCGAGGCATCTTATGACAATGAAGGCGCAAAGCCAATCCTTAAATACGATATTTTAAATGAGGAGCAGTTCCAAAATATCAACCAACGTTTTGCGGACAAAGGCTTTGTTGCGCAAATGGGTGGCGAGGCTGTGAGAGATTTGTTAGAACAGCTTGATTTAACAGAGCTTTTGCAAAGCTTGCGTCAAGAAGCCAAAGCTACAAGTTCGGAGGCAAAGAAAAAGACCATTGTAAAGCGCTTAAAAGTAGTAGAAAGCTTTATAAACTCTGGCAATCGTCCGGAGTGGATGATTCTTACTATTTTGCCAGTGTTGCCACCAGATTTGCGCCCGCTTGTAGCGCTTGATGGCGGAAAATTCGCGGTAAGTGATGTGAATGATCTTTATCGTCGCGTGATTAATAGAAATCAGCGCCTAAAACGTCTTATTGAGCTAGATTCGCCAGAGATTATTATTCGCAATGAAAAGCGTATGCTTCAAGAGGCAGTCGATGCGCTTTTTGATAATGGTAGAAATGCAAATGCAGTGAAAGGTGCAAACAAACGCCCACTTAAATCTTTGTCTGAAATTATCAAAGGCAAGCAAGGAAGATTTAGACAGAATCTTCTCGGTAAGCGCGTGGATTTCTCAGGAAGAAGCGTTATTGTTGTGGGACCAAATTTACGCATGGACCAGTGCGGATTACCAAAAAATATGGCGCTTGAGCTTTTCAAACCGCATCTTTTTGCAAAACTTGAGGAAAAGGGCTATGCAACAAACCTTAAGCAGGCTACAAAGATGATTGCACAGAAAAATAATGAAGTATGGGAATGCTTGCAAGAAATCGTGCAGGATTATCCAGTGCTTCTAAACCGCGCACCGACATTGCATAAGCAGTCAATCCAAGCCTTCCACCCAACTCTTATCGATGGCAAGGCAATTCAGCTGCACCCGCTTGTGTGCTCAGCGTTTAACGCAGACTTTGATGGCGACCAAATGGCGGTGCATGTGCCACTTAGCCAAGAAGCGATCGCAGAGTGCAAGGTGCTTATGCTTAGCTCGATGAATATTTTGTTGCCAGCTAGTGGCAAGGCAGTTGCTGTGCCTAGTCAAGATATGGTTTTGGGACTTTATTATCTTTCGTTAGAGAAAAAGGGCGCAAAAGGCGAGCACAAGCTTTTTGCAACAAGTGAAGAAGTGATGATTGCGATTGATTTAAAAGAGCTTGATATTAACGCGAGAATCCGCACGATTGAAGATAAGAGAATCATTGAAACCACTGCAGGTAGAATGATTATCAAATCAATCCTGCCAAAATTTGTGCCAATCGCACTTTGGAATAGAATCTTAAAGAAAAAAGATATTGGTGCTTTGGTGGATTATGTGCATAAAAATGGCGGGCTGGGCGTTACAGCGAGCTTCCTAGATAATCTTAAGAATCTCGGCTTTAAATACGCGACAAAAGCAGGAATCTCAATTTCTGCGGCTGATATTATTATTCCAAAAGACAAGCAAAAGCGTATTGATGAAGCAAAGGTTGAGATTAAAAAAGCTCAAACACAATACGATCAGGGCTCGCTAGCTGACCAAGAGCGCTACAACAAGAGTATTGATATTTGGACAGAGACAAGTGAGGCTATGGGGAAAGAGATGATGAAAATCATCGCAGAGGATAAAGGCGGCTTTAACTCTATTTATATGATGGCAGATTCTGGAGCGCGTGGTAGTGCAGCGCAGATTCGTCAGCTTTCGGCTATGCGCGGACTTATGACAAAGCCTGATGGCACAATTATTGAAACACCTATTACCTCAAACTTTAAAGAGGGCTTGAATGTATTAGAGTATTTTAACTCTACGCATGGCGCGAGAAAAGGGCTTGCAGATACTGCGCTTAAAACTGCGAATGCTGGATACCTCACAAGGAAACTTATTGATGTGAGTCAAAATGTGAAAGTGGCGATTGAAGATTGTGGCACACATGAGGGCGTAGAAATTGCAGGTATTACTATCGGTAATGATTTGATAGAATCTCTAAGAGAAAGCGTGCAGGGCAGAGTGCTTGCAAAAGATGTTATTGATCCAATTACAAATGAGATTCTTTGTAGCGAGGGGACTTTGATTGATGAGGAAAAAGCAATAAAAATTGAGGAAGCAGGAGTGAAAAGCGTAACAATTCGCACACCTGTAACCTGTAAAGCACCAAAAGGTGTGTGTGCAAAATGTTATGGGCTTAACCTCGGAGAATCTGCTATGGCAAAACCCGGTGATGCTGTGGGCGTGCTAGCAGCGCAAAGTATCGGTGAGCCCGGAACGCAGCTTACGCTTAGAACTTTCCACGTTGGTGGGACAGCGAGCAGAAGTGCAGAAGAGCGCCAAATCGAAGCAACCAAGGAAGGCTTTATCCGTTATTACAATATTAAAACCTTCACTGGAGAAGATGGCAAAAAAATCGTTGCAAACCGTAGAAATGCCGCAATATTGCTTGTTGAGCCAAAATACAAAGCTCCATTTGATGGCGTGGTGCAGGTAGAAAATGTGCATAATGAAGTGGTGGTGAGTGTTATCGGTGAAGAGCAAAAAGTGCAGTTTAATCTCAATAAAGATTCTGTGGCAAAATCCGGCGAGCTGGCAGGTGTAGGCAATAGAGTAGATGGCAAGTTACTTATTCCGCATTCAAGTGGTTACAAGGTTGCAGCTGGCGGGAGTGTGGTTGATACCATTAAAGATGGCTGGAATGTCCCACATAGAATCCCTTATGGAAGTGAGCTTAAAGTCGCAGACAACGAGCCAATCGCTTGCACTATCAAAGCAAAAGAAGAGGGTATTGTGAAATTTTACTTCCTCAATGGCGCGGTGCTTGAGCGTTACAGAGAAGTGAAAAAAGGTATGATTGTAGAGGAAAAAGGGATTTTTGCTGTAATTGCTGATGAAAACGACAGAGAAGCCACAAGGCATTATATCGCGAGAAATTCTAAGATTCTCATCAATGATAATACGAAGGTGGATTCTGAAAGCATCATTTCTGGACCAATCTCACAAGAAAGCGTCATTATCGCAGAGTGGGATCCTTACAGCAACCCGGTTATTGCTGAAACAGCAGGCAGAGTGGAATACAGAGACATTATTTCTGGGCTTACCGTGAGTGAGCAAGAGGACGAAGTCACAGGAAGCAAGAGCCTTGTTGTGAGTGAATATATCCCTGCGAACTTTAAGCCCGCCTTGGTGCTTATTGACGCACAGAATAAGGAGCATTTCTATCCTTTAGAAGCTAAAACAGCTATTTTGGTGCAAGATGGTAGCAATGTGAAGGAAGCGGAGATTCTTGCTAAGACACCTAAGGCACTTGCAAAATCAAAAGATATTACGGGCGGTTTGCCTCGCGTATCTGAACTTTTTGAAGCAAGGAAGCCAAAAGATTCTGCCGTGCTAGCTGAAATTGATGGGCTTGTGAGCTTTGGTAAAGCGGTACGCGGAAAAGAGCGCATCGTGATTACTGCCGAAGATGGGCGCGTGGCGGAGTATGCTGTAGATAAAAATAAGAGAATCCTTGTGCGCACAGGTGACTTTGTCCATGCGAGTGAGGCGATGACTGATGGCGTGGTTTCAAGCCATGATATTTTGCGCATTGCGGGTGAAAAGGCGTTGCATAAATATATCGTAAGTGAAGTACAGCAAGTCTATCGCCGACAGGGCGTGAATATCGCGGACAAACATATTGAAATCATCGTTTCTCAAATGTTGCGTCAAGTCAAAATTGTAGATAGTGGCGATACGAAGTTTATTGAAGGTGATTTGGTAAGCAAGCGTCATTTCAAAGAAGAGAATGAGCGCATACTAAGGCTTTCAGGAGAGCCAGCAATCGCTGAACCGGTGCTTTTGGGTATCACAAGAGCGGCTATCGGTAGCGATTCTGTGATTTCTGCGGCGTCCTTCCAAGAAACAACAAAAGTCCTCACAGAAGCAAGTATCGCAGCAAAAACTGATACGCTTGATGATTTGAAAGAAAATGTCGTGCTTGGTCGTATGATACCGGTGGGAACAGGGCTTTATCGCCACAAAAAGTTTAAGTATCGAAAAAATGTAGGAGAATAA
- the rpsL gene encoding 30S ribosomal protein S12, whose amino-acid sequence MPTINQLIRKERKKAIRKTKSPALLECPQRRGVCTRVYTTTPKKPNSALRKVAKVKLTSKFEVISYIPGEGHNLQEHSIVLVRGGRVKDLPGVKYHIIRGALDTAGVAKRTVSRSKYGTKKAKAGTDKK is encoded by the coding sequence GTGCCAACTATTAACCAGCTTATTAGAAAAGAAAGGAAGAAGGCAATTAGAAAGACAAAATCTCCTGCATTGCTAGAATGCCCACAAAGAAGGGGTGTTTGTACACGTGTTTATACTACAACACCTAAGAAGCCGAACTCAGCACTTAGAAAAGTTGCAAAAGTGAAGCTCACTTCAAAATTTGAAGTGATTAGCTATATTCCGGGTGAGGGGCATAACCTCCAAGAGCACTCAATCGTGCTTGTGCGTGGTGGGCGTGTAAAAGACTTACCGGGTGTGAAGTATCACATTATTCGTGGTGCACTCGATACTGCGGGTGTGGCGAAGCGAACTGTTTCGCGCAGTAAATATGGTACGAAAAAAGCCAAAGCCGGCACAGATAAAAAATAA
- the rpsG gene encoding 30S ribosomal protein S7, with protein MRRRKAPVREVLGDPIYGNKVVTKFINKMMLDGKKSVSEKIIYAAFDKIEEKSGEKGIEIFQKALDKVRPLVEVRSRRVGGATYQVPVEVRVARQQSLSIRWILEATRKRNERTMVERLANELMDAVNDRGAAFKKKEDVHKMAEANKAFAHYRW; from the coding sequence ATGAGAAGAAGAAAAGCTCCTGTCCGAGAAGTGTTGGGTGATCCAATTTATGGTAACAAGGTAGTTACAAAATTTATCAATAAAATGATGCTTGATGGTAAAAAAAGCGTAAGCGAAAAAATCATCTACGCTGCGTTTGATAAAATCGAAGAAAAGAGCGGCGAAAAGGGTATTGAAATATTCCAAAAAGCTCTTGATAAAGTGCGCCCACTCGTAGAGGTGCGTTCTCGCAGAGTTGGTGGCGCAACTTATCAAGTGCCCGTAGAAGTGCGCGTAGCACGCCAACAATCGCTTTCTATTCGTTGGATTCTTGAAGCTACAAGAAAACGCAATGAGCGCACAATGGTAGAGCGTTTGGCAAATGAGTTGATGGACGCTGTAAATGATAGAGGTGCAGCATTTAAGAAAAAGGAAGATGTGCATAAAATGGCAGAAGCAAACAAAGCTTTTGCACATTATCGCTGGTAA